The nucleotide sequence GGATGAATAccgatttattttatttttacacacgtaaaggagagagagaaacggaGAAAGAAAGGGGAAGTATTTTTCTCTGTGGAATTCTTCTTTGTAGTATTTAATTCTCTCTATCATTGAAATTGACTGCAACAAAAAACTAATACATAAATATAAGGAGACTAGAAATAGGCTACTTTAATCAGCCTATGACATACATTTCATTATAAATGAATCCCTCGTAATTAAAACATCTGAGTTTggggggcgccgtttagctcagttggtagagcgggcgtcccatgtgctgaggctctgccgCGGACCGGGTGCGACTcccagcctgggtccctttgctgtgtgtcactccccctctctctctccctgtttcctgtcatatcttccgCTGCTGTTAATAAAGCcgtaaaaggccaaaaaaaaatacttaaaaaaaacaacaacaacatctgagtttggtgtttgaaaatgtgtctgtgGATTGTTTAGTGTGTATGCTAAGAGACCTgatgtagctcagcgggtagagcaggtcagcTAGCTAGGAAGCtaggaaggtcgctggttcaaatctcagctgagctgagctgagctgccaaagtgtccttgagcaagatactgaaccccaaatttctgttggcaccttgcatcatcagtgagggccctgcaaGGAGCTGgggacttgtccagggagtaccctgccctcacCCAGAGACAGCAACAAACCCCAatgaccccataaaagggataaagtggTTACAGACAGTATGGGTTAACACACAGTTCTTTATATCATTCTgtctataataataaaaacagaagtcATTGCTCATTATAATGCACCTTTTCCATTGTGTCTGTCAGTCTCAAACTCCACTGATTATCTGCTATCCACTGAAATAACAGCTCTATCTGCTGGTCATATTGAGGAAAAGCACCTAtgcctgattttatttttcatcaaaatcAGTTAATTATTCCCTGATAAATTActaaaaatgaagaagaatacagtgagaaaaaaaatcttggatATGTCATTTTATCTGGCTCTCGCGAGGAAGTTAATGAGGTCTAATCTGGGTCGAGACCTGTCCTCTATCCAATTTGTGGCaatcagttgtttttgtgtaatcctgctgacaagcaaaccaaccaaccaacaaacaaacagacatgggtgaaaacaaatctccaaaaaTATCCACTATTTGATGGTTTTTGAAGTAAAAAAAGTAAAGGGTGAATTAGACTAAATAATTTACAAttatagaataataataataaataaacttcaaccattaaacattaaaccagaaaatacaaacaaaacttgGCTAAGGTTTCAGGGCATGCATGAGATTATCAGTCATCTTGCAATGAATCATAGCttggaaagcaaaaaaaaactaaatatgcaTTGAGCATGCAGGGGGGAATCTCCCTGCAATCAGAGAGCTACAcagtgttgttttgttggtatGATCTATGTACAAAGGTGGGCAGATCGGATCAGTTTGAGATCAAAAGCAGGAAGATCACAGAAGTACTGTACTCACAAATCAGCAGAGCCTGTGCGATGTGGTTTGGCTTAATCTTTTATTGAGATCTTTTCTACAGTCATTTTGATGTAAAGCCTCCGCATAGAAATCTTCTTCTTTACAAGCAGCTTTGACAACGGCGGAGGAGGAATATAGTATTTTCTCTTGACTTGACAACATCAGACCCAAAAGACAAAGACATTACACAGGAGAGAATCTGCATCATTCTGCAAGGTATGTATGTTCTAAAAAAATGTAAGCACTAAAACCCTTTAAATTTTGTCTTGAATTTTAGTTACTTCataatgttttgaaatgcatttagtatgcatttaatatttaatgataTTAAAGGCTTTTTCTACAAGTGATACATTTTGAAGCCTGAAATGGCATTGGACTGATCATGGTTAGGGGCCGGATCAGATTTAAATCATTGAAATGATTGacaatttttaaatattcaaattataATTACTTGTTCACGGAAAACTAAAATTACGCTGACGGAACACCtcacaaaatgttgatgaaggttctcagtcatccaggtcaaggtaattctaagtgctgtattgtaggcaactggacttgtttcagttcacGAAAGCTGTCAGTTCTGCAAAATATTTACAGAACACTTGAAGTTCTCAAAATGCATTTCTATAAAAAAGGCTCATCCCTTTCCTGTTCTATTGTCTTCGTAAACAAACATGTACAATACCTTCCTCATTGACAAGTGCTGCTACACCACACTATATATAATcttacttttgtgttttttgagaaGTGAAAGTTCTGTGACAAGAGATACTATCACATGCCATGTTTGTACTTTAGATCAAGTTTTTGAAGAAGTAAGCTGAAGCGTGCAATTTGTCTTCCATGTACTTCTATTTAAATCGCGTGAGAAATGTGCTGTATTAAATGTGCAGCAAGTTTTGGTTGGTGTGACTAAATATCCATCAGTTacattgaaaagaaaatgtgtgtatgtgtatatacacCCTGGTTTTCAGTCATACATTGAGGATCCGATAGGGCTCTTATCAGCTTCTAGGATCAGACAAAGCACAGAGCGCAAACACCTGCAGCCTACCAATGCGTACAATCACTTGATTTCTAATAGGACTGAAATTGGGTCATTCACAACCAGAGGAAGAGCTTAACTAGAACACTGGTCTTTTTTCCTGTAAACAGACAAAATCTGTAATGTCAGTTTTACTCAGAGCATTGAAGTGTACCCACTAAGtgatttgtcattttttaagtAGTGGAAAAGACATTTAGATCTGTTCCTCAAAGCTACTACAAGTACTTAAATTTTTTTAGTTGATTCTCTTAGTTAAAAGTTATAGTTACATTCagttatatatgtatgtatatatatatatatatatatatatatatatatatatatatatatatatatatatatatctcactgtatatatatatatatatatacagtgagagagagagagagagagagagggatagtAAATagataatatataaatatattatatattatattattatatttataatcTAATATAGTTGAAACTCCTCGTTGTATTTCTTCTATTATCCTCTGTTTGGTGTAAGCAATTATCTTGTCTTCTGCAGATTAAAAACATGGATTCAGTCACTCAATACTATGATGATATCGCAGAAGATGGAGGACTCTGCAACTTGGACCCTAACCCCATGGAGGCCATCACCAAAACTTACATCCACAGCATCATTTGTGCCTTCGGCTTGGTTGGCAACGCTCTTGTGATTGTCACCTACATATTCTACAAGAGAACCAAGACAATGACAGATGTCTATCTTTTCAACATGGCGATGGCAGACCTCATCTTTGTAGCAGCTCTGCCATTCATCATATACAATGAGCAGCACAGTTGGTTAATGGGATCAGTGGCTTGCAAGATACTAAGGTCAGCCTACAGTATCAACCTCTACAGTGGCATGCTCCTGCTTGCATGCATTAGTGGTGATCGTTATGTTGCTATTGTTCAAGCTAGAAGATCTTTCGGTGCTCGCTCACACACTCTGGTCTACAGCCGCCTCATCTGCTCAGTTGTCTGGGTATTTGCTTTGGCTTTAACTTTGCCCACACTTATCTACACTGAGATCTTTGAAGAGCAGAATCTGGGGCCTGAGCCTGTCACTGTGATGTGTCAGCTGTCTTTCAACAACTATGAGATAGCAAAGCTGATGAAGGTGCTGGTTCCCAGCCTTCAGATGGCCATCGGCTTCCTGCTGCCTCTGCTGGTGATGGTGTTCTGTTACTCCAGCATTGTCTACACCTTGCTGAGAGCACAGAGCAGCCAGAGGCATAAGGCAGTTCGTGTAATTTTGGCGGTTGTTGTGGTTTTCATCCTTTGCCACCTTCCATACAACGCAGTTCTACTGGACCACACATTGGCTCTTTTTACCGAGAGGAGCTGTCGGGCAGAAAAGATTAAACTCCAAGTTCTGGCCATTTCCAGGAGCGTAGCCTACCTCCACTGCTGCCTCAATCCTATCCTCTATGCCTTCATTGGGGTAAAGTTCCGGAGCCACTTCAAGCAGATAATGTTGGACCTCTGGTGCTTTAGCAAAAAGTACATCTACAATGCTCGTTCATCACGTGGGACATCTGAAATGTGCGTTTCAGCCGCCATGTCTTCAGACGGAAATAACAACATGTCATCTTTTACTGCATGATGTTGCAGTGGTAATTAGCAAAGCCAttaataaagtagacacataAGTAGTGATGATGGCATCTGTGCAAAGTGTgcttaaataaaacataatgtaTCAATATCTACATTATTCTGAGAGAACATTTGTAAGTTAATTTTAATATAATACAAcaatttataaaacattttttttagagctgcaatgattaatcgACTAGTTGAAATTGAGTTGTTAAATTCttaaaacttcttaaatgtgaatattttgtgaagatttctttcctcctctatgacagtgaactctttgaaattaaaatgacaGTGAAGCTTGAACAGACTAAACGACAATGACTATAATGATTAGTTGCATCAGGTTTCAACATGGTTCCATAGGGGCCACGTTAGACAGTTACTTTCAAGTTGGatgtaatttgttttattgGAAAACCAAATATCTACCTGTaaataattaaagtaaaactGATTGTTAAATCTTCAGAAGGGTATTCTTGTGATTAAAGGGTAACATTAAAGTGTTAATGAGGACTTCTACAGCATACATGAAAACAagtttgtggctccagaggaagctacaTGTAGTTTGATAAACCgaatgcatgaaaaaaaaaaactttggtgCTGCTGCATCgatttgatcatttgtttttgaacTGTCCATAATGGGTTTACCAGACTTAAaggagtgcaatgctagaccagtggtCAGTTTTCCAGAAtttggtgcctacattacccacaatgcaatttaatcataatttatcagattatatgCAGCATCCTCTAGAGTTACAAAAGGCTTTCCATTACGTTTTTCACATATAAAGTAGAATTCCCCAAGACCTATAAATGCACATTAATGTGACAAATTGGTGGAATTACCCTTGAGCACTGCACTTCCATTGAATAGATTTTGGTTACATAGTTTATCTAAAGTCCAATAGGCACAATAGAGGGTCCCTTGTGACTGTGCAACCCAGAAAGATCCCAAGAAAAAAGGTCTACTTATCCCATAGTCTATTTTTCACAGATTTAGAgattttgtgaatatttttccaAACATCTGTATTCAGAGTAATACTGAAATCTATCCCCCAAATACTTGAAGGCAACTCCACACCTTGACTTGGGAGCCATTTGACAATTTAtaaatattttccttttatcCCTTGATATATTTAGCaagtttttttctcattttgatgGTTTGGTATAATCACTGTCTCTCCAAATAGCCAGAAAGCTGTGCTCTTATCTGCATTTAAGCTACACAATCTTTATCCTGTAAACCATACTTGCAACAGCTATATACTGTGCATATACCCTATTTTGTCATACATtataaagattttattttttatatctgATATTCTTCTATCACACTGAATAAACTTTAagtctaaaacattttcttttacactgTCAGACAACACATTTAAGTTCTTGACAATCAGATGCTGTGAAAATTGACGGTCTGTCTCAAAAAGCACTGCAGATGATACTTAAGTTTCCAGTGTTGGTGTAACCTCTTGATCATTACATAAATAATGCtgtaaaaatataaattgtACCACTGAATAGAATGTTAAGCATGATACATTCAGTGTATAATAATGTATTTTGAACCAGCTTATAAAATCACCAAGCACCATGTAATGATACCAAATGACTTAGTATCCAGTAACTTGACATTTAAATCCTGAATAGCATACCTGAATACTATGGCACACACTCGTCTGTTTGTATGTTATATAAACTTTCTGTGTCTTAACCCTAACTTAAGGTTCAATTACTTTTTCTGAGTATTGAAATAAGATAACAGAGAAAGTGGAAGAGTGTCAGCACATTATCTTCCCCCAGAGAGAAGATGCTGCTGATAATGACAGATAAATCTTATCTATGTGTGGTGCAGCATTTTTGCCTGTTGTACTTCTGGCTGGGAGGAGATGGTGTCTGTGATGAAGATGTGCAGGCAGGGAAATGtaagaaggaaaataaaacaagcatGCCAAACTTGGAGACAAGATGCAAATGCCTCCAGTCCTCTTTTGGAAACACTGTCGACTCCCATGTTCATGCAGCTGAAGAATGCAAATATGCATACACCATGTGTCTTCTACAACATTTTAAGAAAACCAATATAGAAAATAACCCATTTGTAGCTTTATCAGAACTCTTAATTAAAGATATTACATGTTCCTGCATtgtgaatgtgttgtttttgggcatgaaacagattaaaaaatcCTTTTCCTTGTGCCTTTAACTGCCAAACAGACAATGACCCTAAGACCACAATAAGGCAAATAAAGTTGACAACAATAGTATGAAAGTCATTGGTGGTAATGGTTTTATCCCTGTCTGGTTAGACGCAACAGAACTGCTCACAACTGTCTAAAGTAACAAAAGTATttactgacaaaaacacaaactactaGTACTATTAAATGCTCAGATACCCACCAGTATATGTGGATTTTGCTGACGTCTCTTTTTTAAGCATGACATTGATTTTTTCTGAACAATGATCTTGAACCATCATCATGCTAATTCTGCATCCTTATTACTAAAGTCTGCTCTATTGTTTTCAGGAAAGAGAAACTTTGCAAGGACCTCAAGCCTCACTTAAGAGCCTAATTTTTAAAGCAAGATCTACAATAAATTTTGATTTTAAGTATGACTTCAGCAAAAGGCTGCATATAAGCAACTATTTCTGAAACCTTGCTTTGATGTGGAAATAACTATTCTCTTTGCAAAATCTAAAGAAACGTCAAAGTGATGATTTTCAGTTGAGTTTGGAACATCTAAGCCTCTCTCAAGCTGAATGTTATGCTTTGTTTGTCAACCCACTTTTAGGTCCTGTAAATACTTAATGGATGATATACCACCGTATCCACCCTCCTGTTGTTCCATACAATTAACTGAATGTAAAGCAGGCAAGCTACATGTCAATAGCAACTGTTTTGTTCACATCTTCCATCCTGACAACCCTCCCACTTGTATTTTGTTTGCCATACAACTGGCTCAAACCGGTAACATCTGTACTGGGGCGTCACTCTTGGACAATCTTTCCTTACTTTGGCTTCATACCTCTTTCTTTCAACACCACACATTCAAATGTTTCATGCACTCACAGCTATTGACATACATGCATTTCATGAACATTATGATTATCTTTTGGGTTTGGTTATCCTGCAGTCCCTTATGCATTTGACATCGAGCCAGCTGGTCACACAAGTTAACTGTATGGAAATTCCAGAACTAACATTACGCAATTTGAATCATTCAGTCAAATTGATATTTCACTTGAGACCCATTTGAATGCCAGATGTGAACTGCAGTTAAACTCAGCTGGATGCAGGCACAGTCTGGATACATCTGGACACAAGATAATCCTTGATAGGACGGGATCCAACACATTTTGCAATCAAAACTGAACATTGTATGGTCTTAACTTCCACAATCATTTAGCAAATTATTGAGTTTTAGAACAATTTCTACTTTTtctcagaaacagaaacaaacaatataCAAAAAGTTGTCATGCCAAAACTTGAACAGCTGACTGTCTGCACACCTCTTTGTGAAACCATGACTTGCAGTGCAGCTGTTTATTATTTGCTTAATGATAGCCACGATAGATGTAGACAGACGTACAAAACCTAAACCAACCAGTACATGatctttgtgtgcgtgtgtgtttgcagaacCGAAAAGCAGGGATGACACACAATTTCCAGCATTGCATTacactgtgtacactgtgtgtgatAAAATTtcagaatacattttgaaatactTTAGTCCTTCCCACTGAAGTAAGAGCACAGGTGTAGGTGATGGATGTaacattaaaggtcccatatgaTGCACTATTCAGGTTATTTTTAATTGGGTGTCTActagaaaatatttacatgctttaatgtttaataaacacattaattTTCCTTCACTGTCCATTATGgtagcacctctattcaccctctatCTCAATGCGCTGTTTTAGTGTGTCAGGGACCGAGCCAGCAGGCAATAGAATGCACAGTgtaattttcaaaaaatgagttttattaacaaacaaataaaaataaataattaacaaaaTATTGAATAAAGTTCTGGGCCTCTAAAATAGGTTAACTAAACAGAACTTAACCTAAACCAAAGACACCCTAGCTCAggaccagtgttggggagtaacgaattacatgtaacgacgttacgtaatttaactacaaaatgtacgtaattgtaatccgttacattactgggagaaaatatgtaattaaattacagttgcttttggaaatttcaatgattacaacttaagttacatttgaaaaatcacagcaaaagctcggatttatcaaatagtttttgcccccctggattcatgtttgtttttagttattttcatatcaacatcctccttccaaaactgacgcttgtgattggctctctctggtcatgtgccattcgactcaaccgacaaaccgtacggcggcagtcagactcagcagcaacagtgtcggtgGCGCACatgatgttcctgggctggaaatacaaaaacacttaatacagacagaagccaggcttccctgtattacaaaggtggctctcttttaacccggctagatcaccatggtaacttatgcttagctcataacctggtcccgaccaggttctgttcagagttttataataaaatcggctataaaagcgctgctgtttcactatttaactcatttacaaccagtgttgggaagattactttggaaatgtagttggttacaattacaagttaccctgttgaaaatgtaatagtagtgtaactaactaatgtaactaattacatttgattacattatgattacttttcttaattttgaatgaaatctctcaactgctaaccattttcacattttaagacctatagtgtgataaacctttcagttcaaaggtttaaccatatattatgagtctgaccttaggcctgtactgcaaaggaggctcacttcctcactaaatagagcgacaacgggctgatttcagacaagaggagcaggttgttttaatggagagagtatgagcaatacaaaaaagcctgatcacagcctgaagcaacagtgttgctgcaaatatgacaagacgaggctgattttaatttcacctttattttgaaagtccagtggagctggatcagaacatagCATTTGTACGGGGGGGAGAGATCGcactgatccgctgctgtttactttctctctgagcgtctctacagatgttcagctgatgatccgactggcgtcaggaggtcatttattaggctatagcctatttacttttatatacagtcagtcaccactgaaagaagttgtgcgctcgcagcaggacagataatttaacttaatgtggccatgaataaattgtttcgcctgttatgtgttgcccaaacgcaaatcttgagtaggtctactgtgttttctcacatttaaaaaggtctttgtacagagacaacatgagatttgcttgtagctacagcacctaaaaaacccactgtaacctattttcatacgcacaccagcctcgctttcaataaaacacacactggcattttataattgcgatcagtgaaatatatgaaaacaatataaaacacagtataacacaacagttgttgttgctctaaagcttcatatttaaaagcagctcaatgtagagctgtcagaaattaaaatcagcctcctcttgtcatatttgcagcaaacctgttgcttcaggctgtgatcaggctttttttgtattgctcatactctctccattaaaacaacctgctcctcttggctgaaatcagcccgttgtcgctctatttagtgaggaagtgagcctcctttgcagtacaggcctaaggtcagactcataatatatggttaaacctttgaactgaaaggtttatcacactataggtcttaaaatgtgaaaatggttagcagttgagagatttcattcaaaattaagaaaagtaatcataatgtaatcaaatgtaattagttacattactttgagaaagtaattgaaatagttacactactattacattttcaacagggtaacttgtaattgtaaccaactacatttccaaagtaatcttcccaacactgctcagGACAGACTAAcagcaaccaaatgaaacataGGGGTTCACATATATACTGGCTGATCAGGCCATTTTAGACACACTGGGGGATAGACAAAGACATAACCACTTAAGCAAGactacaaagaaacacaaatcacCACTAATTAGTCTACCTGATCTTTAGGGAAGAAAATTAATAAGCAGCCAGCACTATTTAAGGCCAGCTGATGCAGATTGGCCTCCTTTTGCTGGCCAGCCAGGAACTCCACTGCAACTCCCAGGAACTGGTAACTCAAAGAATATCACATTAACTTTCCATGCAATTCATGACATTATTGAAACAAATAGCAAAATTGACTAAGAAAagttatctaaatgtgtgcactATAAAAGGAAACCATTCTGTCAAAACTACTAATAAAAAGTGTCATATGTTTCATATGACACTTTTTATTAGTAGTTTTGACAGAATGGTTAAAACCTGTGTCCAgttatttctgtctttatgaGTATTATGTAAAGAAACCtaacaaaagtaaataaattagATGAGTTACCACCCTTTGTGTGTTATTCAGTGTGGGGTTGCTACTGCGGCCATCACATAGTGCCCGTCTCTTAAGGCCCTGCTCGAGAAAAGCACATCCTGCTCTGATTTGTCAGTTCTCATACGCCTGAACAGACACCGCCCACTGTCTTTATGtatcagatttgtttttgtaacaGTGGTGTGCTGGGGCAGGGCTGAATGTGGTG is from Sparus aurata chromosome 16, fSpaAur1.1, whole genome shotgun sequence and encodes:
- the ccr6b gene encoding C-C chemokine receptor type 6 gives rise to the protein MDSVTQYYDDIAEDGGLCNLDPNPMEAITKTYIHSIICAFGLVGNALVIVTYIFYKRTKTMTDVYLFNMAMADLIFVAALPFIIYNEQHSWLMGSVACKILRSAYSINLYSGMLLLACISGDRYVAIVQARRSFGARSHTLVYSRLICSVVWVFALALTLPTLIYTEIFEEQNLGPEPVTVMCQLSFNNYEIAKLMKVLVPSLQMAIGFLLPLLVMVFCYSSIVYTLLRAQSSQRHKAVRVILAVVVVFILCHLPYNAVLLDHTLALFTERSCRAEKIKLQVLAISRSVAYLHCCLNPILYAFIGVKFRSHFKQIMLDLWCFSKKYIYNARSSRGTSEMCVSAAMSSDGNNNMSSFTA